From the Peromyscus leucopus breed LL Stock chromosome 8b, UCI_PerLeu_2.1, whole genome shotgun sequence genome, one window contains:
- the Smim22 gene encoding small integral membrane protein 22 isoform X1 — MGRSADELGQELEATAQEVLGRLKSHQLFQSEWDVAAFAVFLVFVGTVVLLLLLVVVHCCCCCCCSPSPRPRKVSPGKVSPGKEKPKGVDNLALEP, encoded by the exons ATGGGACGGTCTGCTGATGAGCTCgggcaggagctggaggccacTGCACAGGAAGTACTGGGGAGACTGAAGAGCCACCAACTGTTCCAGTCTGAGTGGGACGTCGCCGCCTTTGCGGTCTTTCTCGTATTTGTGG GCACTGTGGTGTTGTTGCTGTTACTGGTTGTcgttcactgctgctgctgctgctgctgcagcccctcccccaggccccgGAAGGTGAGCCCCGGGAAGGTGAGCCCCGGGAAG GAAAAGCCCAAGGGTGTGGATAACTTGGCTCTGGAACCTTAA
- the Smim22 gene encoding small integral membrane protein 22 isoform X2 produces the protein MGRSADELGQELEATAQEVLGRLKSHQLFQSEWDVAAFAVFLVFVGTVVLLLLLVVVHCCCCCCCSPSPRPRKVSPGKEKPKGVDNLALEP, from the exons ATGGGACGGTCTGCTGATGAGCTCgggcaggagctggaggccacTGCACAGGAAGTACTGGGGAGACTGAAGAGCCACCAACTGTTCCAGTCTGAGTGGGACGTCGCCGCCTTTGCGGTCTTTCTCGTATTTGTGG GCACTGTGGTGTTGTTGCTGTTACTGGTTGTcgttcactgctgctgctgctgctgctgcagcccctcccccaggccccgGAAGGTGAGCCCCGGGAAG GAAAAGCCCAAGGGTGTGGATAACTTGGCTCTGGAACCTTAA
- the Septin12 gene encoding septin-12 yields the protein MEERRSPSPCSSRPSSPVTPPCEMLGSVGIEAVLDQLRIKAMKTGFEFNIMVVGQSGLGKSTMVNTLFKSKVWQSSLPNLEVPMPQTLELHSMTHVIEEKGLKLKLTVTDTPGFGDQINNDKCWDPILSYINQQYEQYLQEELLITRQRHIPDTRVHCCVYFVPPTGHCLRPLDIEFLRRLCRTVNVVPVIARADSLTIEERDAFRSRIQQNLKTHCIDVYPQKCFDEDVNDRLLNSKIREQIPFAVVGADREHLVNGRCVLGRKTKWGIIEVENMAHCEFLLLRDLLIRSHLQDLKDITHNVHYENYRVLRLNESHLLPRGPGWVNLAPASPGQLMSAGPGKTRKRATKDSREDEC from the exons ATGGAGGAGAGGCGATCGCCCTCTCCCTGCTCTTCAAGGCCCTCGAGCCCCGTGACCCCACCCTGTGAGATGCTTGGATCTGTGGGCATCGAGGCTGTGTtagaccagctgaggatcaagGCCATGAAGACCGGGTTCGAGTTCAACATCATGGTAGTTG GGCAGAGTGGGCTGGGCAAGTCTACCATGGTGAACACGCTGTTCAAGTCCAAAGTGTGGCAGTCAAGTCTACCCAACCTGGAGGTACCCATGCCACAAACGTTGGAGCTGCACTCCATGACTCACG TGATCGAGGAGAAGGGCCTCAAGCTGAAGCTGACGGTGACCGATACGCCCGGCTTTGGAGACCAGATCAACAATGACAAGTG CTGGGACCCGATCCTGAGCTACATCAACCAACAGTACGAGCAGTATCTTCAGGAGGAGCTCCTCATCACCCGCCAGCGCCACATCCCCGACACCCGTGTGCACTGCTGTGTGTACTTTGTGCCACCCACAGGCCACTG CCTTCGGCCCCTGGACATTGAGTTTCTGCGGCGGCTGTGCCGGACTGTGAATGTGGTGCCCGTGATCGCCCGGGCTGACAGCCTGACCATTGAAGAGCGAGATGCCTTCAGGAGCAGG ATCCAGCAAAACCTGAAAACTCACTGCATCGATGTGTACCCACAGAAATGTTTCGATGAGGATGTCAATGACCGGCTCCTTAACAGTAAGATCCGG GAGCAGATCCCTTTTGCTGTGGTCGGGGCTGATCGAGAGCACCTGGTGAATGGGAGATGTGTCCTGGGCCGGAAGACCAAATGGGGCATCATTGAAG TGGAGAACATGGCACACTGTGAGTTTCTTCTCCTGAGAGACCTGCTCATCCG CTCCCATCTCCAGGACCTGAAGGACATCACCCACAATGTCCACTATGAGAACTACCGGGTCCTCAGACTCAATGAGAGCCACCTGCTGCCCCGAGGGCCGGGCTGGGTGAACCTGGCCCCAGCCTCCCCAGGACAGCTCATGTCCGCGGGACCGGGGAAGACCCGAAAGCGAGCTACCAAGGATTCCAGGGAAGACGAGTGCTGA
- the Smim22 gene encoding small integral membrane protein 22 isoform X3 — protein sequence MGRSADELGQELEATAQEVLGRLKSHQLFQSEWDVAAFAVFLVFVGTVVLLLLLVVVHCCCCCCCSPSPRPRKEKPKGVDNLALEP from the exons ATGGGACGGTCTGCTGATGAGCTCgggcaggagctggaggccacTGCACAGGAAGTACTGGGGAGACTGAAGAGCCACCAACTGTTCCAGTCTGAGTGGGACGTCGCCGCCTTTGCGGTCTTTCTCGTATTTGTGG GCACTGTGGTGTTGTTGCTGTTACTGGTTGTcgttcactgctgctgctgctgctgctgcagcccctcccccaggccccgGAAG GAAAAGCCCAAGGGTGTGGATAACTTGGCTCTGGAACCTTAA